One part of the Pyruvatibacter sp. genome encodes these proteins:
- a CDS encoding UvrD-helicase domain-containing protein: MTDPFDLGDIPEEETARGPSISQRAAAAAAPAPYLQSLNGPQREAVEALDGPVLVLAGAGTGKTRVLTTRLAHVLNTKRAWPGQILAVTFTNKAAREMKQRIGALIGGVVEGMQWLGTFHALGAKILRRHAELAGLRSDFTILDADDQVRLMKQVIKAADIDEKRWPARQLASLIDGWKNRALAPDQVPKGEGSAFANGKGAELYAAYQARLKTLNAVDFGDLLVENLRIFQSNPEVLEDYQRRFAYILVDEYQDTNVAQYLWLRLLARGHKNICCVGDDDQSIYGWRGAEVDNILKFEKDFPGAKVIRLEQNYRSTPHILQAASGLITANQGRLGKTLWTDTNDGEKLTVRGVWDGEEEARTIGEDIEQFQRKDHLLNEMAILVRASFQMREFEDRFINLGLPYRVIGGPRFYERLEIRDANAYFRLVAQPDDDLAFERIVNKPKRGLGNVAIQTLHQAARAQGTSLWRAARPLIDSEELKPQARRALTTFVEDIERWRRLLPALPHTELAEQILDESGYTEMWQNDKSADAPGRLDNLKELVRSMEQFENMAGYLEHVSLVMDREDQEADDKINLMTLHAAKGLEFETVFLPGWEEGLFPHQRALDESGLAGLEEERRLAYVGITRAKQRAKISFAANRRIHNLWQNSLPSRFIDELPEANVEVESQGDTYSYGPSRFDEGGFTASEYSSPGWQRAQSRSGQHATPPRRAPMIDAQATLIATSAPDAEGFERGERIFHQKFGYGCIQDIEGTKLTVAFEKAGTKKVIASFVERP, from the coding sequence ATGACCGATCCATTTGACCTTGGCGACATTCCTGAAGAGGAAACAGCGCGCGGCCCGTCCATTTCCCAAAGGGCCGCCGCCGCCGCCGCGCCTGCGCCCTATCTGCAAAGCCTGAACGGCCCGCAGCGTGAGGCCGTGGAGGCCCTCGACGGCCCCGTTCTGGTACTGGCAGGTGCCGGCACCGGCAAAACCCGCGTACTCACCACCCGCCTCGCCCACGTGCTCAACACCAAGCGCGCATGGCCCGGTCAGATACTTGCCGTGACCTTCACAAACAAGGCCGCGCGCGAAATGAAGCAGCGTATTGGCGCACTCATTGGCGGCGTTGTGGAGGGTATGCAGTGGCTCGGCACGTTCCACGCGCTGGGTGCCAAAATCCTTCGCCGCCATGCAGAGCTTGCCGGCCTGCGGTCTGATTTCACCATTCTGGACGCGGACGATCAGGTGCGGCTGATGAAGCAGGTCATCAAGGCCGCCGATATCGACGAAAAACGCTGGCCTGCCCGTCAGCTAGCAAGCCTCATTGACGGCTGGAAGAACCGCGCCCTTGCCCCCGACCAGGTGCCCAAAGGCGAAGGTTCAGCGTTTGCCAACGGCAAGGGCGCCGAGCTGTATGCCGCCTATCAGGCCCGCCTCAAAACCCTCAATGCGGTGGATTTCGGCGACCTGCTGGTTGAAAACCTGCGTATCTTCCAGTCCAACCCGGAAGTGCTGGAGGATTATCAGCGCCGCTTCGCCTACATTCTGGTGGACGAATATCAGGACACCAACGTTGCCCAGTATCTGTGGCTGCGGCTGCTTGCGCGCGGCCACAAAAATATCTGCTGTGTTGGCGACGACGATCAGTCGATTTATGGCTGGCGCGGGGCCGAAGTGGACAACATCCTGAAGTTCGAAAAAGACTTCCCCGGTGCCAAGGTCATTCGTCTGGAACAAAACTACCGCTCGACCCCGCATATTCTGCAGGCAGCTTCCGGCCTCATCACCGCTAATCAGGGCCGCCTTGGCAAAACCCTGTGGACCGACACAAACGACGGCGAAAAACTTACCGTGCGCGGCGTGTGGGACGGTGAGGAAGAAGCCCGCACCATCGGCGAAGACATCGAGCAGTTTCAGCGCAAAGACCACCTGCTCAACGAAATGGCCATTTTGGTCCGCGCATCATTTCAGATGCGCGAGTTTGAAGACCGCTTCATCAATCTAGGCCTGCCCTACCGCGTGATTGGCGGCCCGCGCTTTTATGAGCGCCTCGAAATCCGTGACGCTAACGCCTATTTCCGCCTTGTCGCCCAGCCGGACGATGATCTGGCATTCGAGCGCATCGTCAACAAGCCAAAGCGCGGTCTTGGCAATGTGGCGATTCAGACATTACATCAGGCTGCCCGTGCTCAGGGCACATCATTGTGGCGCGCCGCACGTCCGCTCATTGACTCAGAAGAACTCAAGCCACAGGCACGCCGCGCCCTTACAACATTCGTCGAAGACATTGAGCGGTGGCGGCGGCTGTTGCCCGCTCTTCCGCATACGGAGCTTGCCGAACAGATCTTGGATGAATCCGGCTATACCGAGATGTGGCAGAACGACAAATCAGCGGATGCTCCCGGCCGCCTCGACAACCTCAAGGAACTTGTCCGCTCCATGGAGCAATTCGAAAACATGGCAGGTTACCTGGAACATGTGTCGCTGGTCATGGACCGCGAAGATCAGGAGGCTGATGACAAGATCAATCTGATGACCCTCCACGCTGCCAAGGGCCTGGAGTTCGAAACTGTGTTCTTGCCGGGCTGGGAAGAAGGCTTGTTTCCCCACCAGCGCGCCCTTGATGAAAGTGGCCTTGCAGGACTCGAAGAAGAGCGCCGCCTTGCCTATGTGGGCATCACCCGCGCCAAACAACGTGCGAAAATATCCTTCGCCGCCAACCGCCGCATTCATAATCTGTGGCAAAACTCGCTGCCGTCGCGCTTCATTGATGAACTGCCCGAAGCAAACGTCGAAGTGGAAAGCCAGGGCGACACTTATTCCTACGGCCCGTCGCGCTTTGATGAAGGCGGCTTTACGGCAAGCGAATATTCAAGCCCCGGCTGGCAACGGGCGCAGTCGCGCTCAGGCCAGCACGCCACGCCTCCCCGCCGCGCACCCATGATCGACGCACAGGCCACCCTCATCGCCACGTCCGCACCGGACGCGGAAGGCTTTGAACGCGGCGAACGTATTTTCCATCAAAAGTTCGGTTATGGCTGCATTCAGGACATCGAAGGTACCAAGCTCACAGTCGCATTTGAAAAAGCCGGTACTAAAAAAGTGATCGCCAGTTTTGTGGAGCGCCCCTGA
- a CDS encoding 50S ribosomal protein L11 methyltransferase, translating to MPAAPVYDTATPDPNLWQAVINLTPQDAATASDWFAESHPDVLSVSVFEELGNRNSLTLLFAGEPQRAAIDSTLQNALGHLPGYALAPLQHDDWVKRGLEDLKPVHAGRFHIHGSHDAPAAGGTHSLLIEAGEAFGTGQHPTTMGCLMALDDLLKQGITGPVFDLGCGTGILSIAYARATGRPVIGGDIDPPSVEFANKAARANKVGPLMRAVIATGFDHPSIRARAPYGLVLANVLAGPLINLAPSVRHNTRLGSSVVLSGLLRHQSRAVEAAYRGQGFVIGTRYPLGDWMTLLLHR from the coding sequence ATGCCTGCCGCACCCGTGTATGACACCGCCACACCCGATCCCAATCTGTGGCAGGCCGTTATCAACCTCACTCCACAGGATGCCGCCACGGCCTCGGACTGGTTTGCCGAAAGCCATCCCGATGTGCTGTCCGTCTCCGTGTTTGAGGAGCTTGGCAATCGTAACTCGCTCACATTGCTGTTTGCCGGTGAGCCGCAACGCGCTGCAATCGACTCAACGCTGCAAAACGCGCTGGGGCATCTCCCCGGCTATGCACTGGCGCCCCTGCAACACGACGACTGGGTCAAGCGCGGCCTTGAAGACCTCAAGCCCGTCCATGCCGGTCGCTTCCATATTCATGGCAGCCATGATGCTCCGGCCGCCGGAGGAACGCACTCCCTGCTCATTGAAGCGGGCGAAGCATTTGGCACCGGCCAGCACCCCACCACCATGGGCTGCCTGATGGCACTCGATGATCTGCTGAAGCAGGGCATCACCGGCCCTGTTTTCGATCTTGGGTGCGGCACCGGCATTCTCTCCATCGCCTATGCCCGCGCCACAGGGCGGCCGGTCATTGGCGGGGACATTGACCCCCCATCAGTTGAGTTCGCCAATAAAGCCGCGCGCGCCAACAAGGTTGGCCCGTTGATGCGTGCTGTAATTGCGACCGGCTTTGACCACCCGTCCATTCGTGCGCGCGCGCCCTATGGACTGGTGCTCGCCAATGTTCTGGCCGGGCCGCTCATCAACCTTGCCCCGTCCGTCCGCCACAATACCCGCCTCGGCAGCAGCGTTGTGCTGTCCGGCCTGCTGCGCCATCAGTCGCGCGCAGTGGAAGCCGCCTATCGCGGGCAGGGATTTGTCATCGGCACCCGATATCCCCTGGGCGATTGGATGACCCTGCTTCTGCACCGCTGA
- a CDS encoding aminopeptidase P family protein, whose amino-acid sequence MDQAIGYQIFSDNPDPTVGAPRVALLRAELARHGLDGFIIPRADEHQGEYVPARAERLKWLTGFGGSAGMAIVLKDKAAIFIDGRYTLQVRDQVDMNVFEPQHLVDEPATRWIGENLTHGARLGFDPWLHTAAAADRLRTACTKAGAELVPCTDNPVDAIWENQPGIPVGAVVPHPLSYAGEDHEEKLARIAEKLEADDVDAAILTQPDSIAWLFNIRGQDVSHTPLPLAFALMHAKGHAELFIDERKLSSETRKHLGNKVTLHAPGRLKEALDELGAAKREIRLDITSAADWIKQRLDSAGAIIKPGDDPCLLPKARKNDIEIEGMRTAHRRDGAAVTRFLAWLSREATSGTQSEISAAQALEAFRAETGALKDLSFDTISGSGPNGAIVHYRVTQATNRTLGPGDIYLVDSGAQYLDGTTDITRTVAIGEPAQTNDLKDVRDRFTRVLKGHIGLAMARFPKGTSGSQLDVLARNALWQAGLDFDHGTGHGVGSYLSVHEGPQRISKLPHNVSLDPGMVISNEPGFYKTGCYGIRIENLVAVTPPTDIDGGERPMMAFETLTLAPIDRTLIDPTLMDATERAWLNTYHARVLTELAPLLPPEDQAWLEQATRAL is encoded by the coding sequence ATGGATCAGGCAATCGGTTATCAGATTTTTTCAGACAATCCCGACCCCACCGTGGGCGCGCCGCGCGTGGCTCTTTTGCGCGCCGAACTGGCACGCCACGGGCTGGACGGCTTCATCATTCCGCGCGCCGACGAACATCAGGGCGAATACGTGCCTGCCCGCGCCGAGCGCCTGAAATGGCTCACCGGCTTTGGCGGCTCGGCCGGCATGGCCATCGTGCTGAAAGACAAAGCCGCGATTTTCATTGACGGGCGCTACACCCTTCAGGTCCGCGATCAGGTGGACATGAATGTATTTGAGCCGCAACATCTGGTAGATGAACCCGCCACCCGCTGGATCGGGGAAAACCTGACCCATGGCGCACGCCTTGGCTTTGACCCGTGGCTTCACACGGCGGCTGCCGCTGACCGTCTGCGCACCGCCTGCACCAAAGCAGGTGCCGAACTTGTTCCGTGCACCGACAACCCGGTTGATGCCATCTGGGAAAACCAGCCAGGCATACCTGTTGGCGCAGTCGTGCCCCATCCGCTCAGCTATGCAGGCGAAGACCACGAGGAAAAGCTGGCACGCATCGCTGAGAAGCTGGAAGCTGATGACGTGGACGCCGCAATACTCACCCAGCCAGACTCTATCGCCTGGCTGTTCAACATTCGCGGGCAGGACGTATCCCACACGCCCCTGCCGCTGGCATTCGCCCTCATGCACGCCAAAGGCCACGCGGAACTGTTCATTGATGAGCGCAAGCTATCCAGCGAAACCCGCAAACACCTCGGCAACAAAGTAACGCTACATGCGCCCGGCCGCCTGAAGGAGGCGCTGGACGAGTTGGGGGCCGCAAAGAGGGAAATCCGGCTCGACATTACAAGCGCCGCAGACTGGATCAAACAACGGCTGGACAGTGCGGGTGCAATCATCAAGCCTGGCGACGACCCGTGCCTGCTGCCCAAGGCCCGCAAGAACGATATAGAAATCGAAGGGATGCGTACCGCGCACCGCCGCGATGGCGCTGCTGTAACCCGCTTTCTGGCGTGGCTCTCCCGCGAAGCAACAAGTGGCACCCAAAGCGAGATTTCGGCAGCGCAGGCGCTTGAAGCATTCCGTGCCGAAACGGGTGCACTCAAGGATCTGTCGTTCGACACTATCTCCGGTTCAGGCCCCAACGGCGCAATTGTGCATTACCGTGTAACGCAAGCAACCAACCGCACTCTGGGCCCTGGCGACATTTATTTGGTGGATTCAGGCGCGCAGTACCTGGACGGAACAACCGATATCACCCGCACCGTTGCCATCGGTGAACCTGCCCAAACCAACGATCTGAAGGATGTCCGTGACCGCTTTACCCGCGTTCTCAAGGGCCACATTGGCCTTGCCATGGCGCGTTTTCCCAAGGGCACGTCCGGGTCACAGCTTGACGTGCTGGCCCGCAATGCCCTGTGGCAGGCGGGCCTTGATTTCGATCACGGTACCGGCCACGGCGTCGGCAGCTACCTGTCGGTCCACGAAGGCCCGCAGCGGATTTCAAAACTGCCTCACAATGTGTCGCTTGACCCTGGCATGGTGATTTCCAACGAACCCGGCTTCTACAAAACCGGATGTTACGGCATCCGCATTGAGAACCTTGTCGCAGTCACCCCGCCCACTGATATTGACGGCGGCGAACGCCCGATGATGGCATTCGAGACACTGACCCTTGCGCCCATTGACCGTACACTGATTGATCCCACACTGATGGATGCAACAGAACGCGCATGGCTCAACACTTATCATGCCCGCGTGCTCACGGAACTTGCCCCGCTGCTGCCGCCAGAAGACCAGGCCTGGCTTGAACAGGCCACCAGGGCGCTTTAG
- the ligA gene encoding NAD-dependent DNA ligase LigA: MSRAKATGDDFSAVDVWDLSQEQAGVELARLAAEIAKHDEAYHQKDRPVISDADYDRLRKRNTQIEVRFPELVRPDSPSGKVGAAPSEKFEKVRHAVPMLSLGNAFNDEDVADFVQRVTKFLGLDADGKLAFTAEPKIDGLSASLRYERGELVMAATRGDGAEGENVTRNVQTIADIPSRLKGTAAPDVFEVRGEIYMSHSDFAALNEKQMAAGKDAFANPRNAAAGSLRQLDPTITASRPLRFFAYAWGEVSALPATTQHEAVLALGGYGFPINPLLKRCTSVEELIGHYHHIEEQRASLGYDIDGVVYKVDDLDYQRRLGFVSRSPRWAIAHKFPAEQAITLLRDIEIQVGRTGALTPVAKLEPVTVGGVVVSNATLHNEDEIARKDVRIGDTVLVQRAGDVIPQVVRVLTEKRSGTEKKFVPLQKCPVCGSHAVRDVNDKTGKADVVRRCTGGLMCEAQIVQRLKHFVARKALDIDGLGAKQVDAFHALGWLHEPADIFRLAEKADDLKAMEGWGDTSVANLVEAIDARRRPELGRLIYGLGIRHVGETTGRLLARSYGSFDAFQDAMMAACEGDASDAYRELVAIDGIGTTAADALVEFFREPHNRDIISALLEQVTLQDAEVIDASGSPIAGKTLVFTGTLEKMTRAEAKARAEAMGAKVAGSISARTDLLIAGPGAGSKLKKAESLGIEVIDEDAWVEIAASG; this comes from the coding sequence GTGAGCAGGGCGAAAGCCACCGGCGACGACTTTTCAGCGGTTGATGTCTGGGACCTGAGCCAGGAGCAGGCAGGTGTTGAACTGGCCCGGCTTGCTGCTGAGATTGCCAAGCATGACGAGGCATATCACCAAAAAGATAGGCCGGTCATAAGCGACGCAGACTATGACCGTCTGCGCAAACGCAACACGCAAATTGAAGTGCGGTTTCCCGAGCTTGTGCGTCCCGACTCTCCGTCAGGCAAAGTGGGGGCAGCGCCATCTGAAAAGTTTGAGAAGGTGCGTCATGCCGTGCCTATGTTGTCGCTCGGCAACGCTTTCAACGATGAAGATGTCGCCGACTTTGTGCAACGGGTTACAAAGTTTCTGGGGCTGGATGCCGACGGCAAGCTGGCTTTTACGGCCGAACCCAAGATCGACGGGCTGTCTGCAAGCCTGCGCTACGAACGCGGCGAGCTGGTGATGGCGGCGACGCGGGGTGACGGGGCCGAAGGGGAAAATGTCACCCGCAATGTGCAGACCATTGCCGATATACCCAGCCGCCTTAAAGGCACAGCGGCACCTGATGTTTTTGAAGTGCGCGGCGAAATCTATATGAGCCACTCAGATTTCGCGGCGCTCAACGAAAAGCAGATGGCGGCGGGGAAGGACGCATTCGCAAATCCACGCAATGCGGCCGCCGGGTCATTGCGGCAACTGGACCCGACTATTACGGCATCACGGCCACTGCGGTTTTTTGCCTATGCGTGGGGCGAGGTGTCGGCGTTGCCTGCCACCACACAGCATGAGGCTGTGTTGGCACTTGGTGGCTATGGTTTTCCCATCAACCCGCTGCTTAAACGCTGCACGAGCGTTGAGGAACTGATCGGGCATTACCATCACATCGAGGAGCAGCGGGCATCACTTGGCTATGACATTGATGGTGTCGTGTACAAGGTTGATGATCTCGACTACCAGCGACGGCTTGGTTTTGTATCGCGCAGCCCGCGCTGGGCCATTGCCCACAAGTTTCCCGCGGAACAGGCGATCACGCTCCTCAGGGATATTGAGATACAGGTCGGGCGCACGGGCGCGCTTACACCAGTAGCAAAGCTTGAACCGGTAACGGTGGGCGGTGTGGTTGTATCCAATGCCACGCTGCACAACGAGGACGAGATAGCACGCAAGGATGTGCGCATCGGTGACACGGTTCTGGTGCAGCGGGCAGGTGATGTCATTCCGCAGGTCGTGCGTGTTCTGACGGAAAAGCGCTCCGGCACCGAAAAAAAGTTTGTGCCGCTGCAAAAATGTCCTGTGTGCGGCAGCCATGCGGTGCGCGACGTGAACGACAAAACCGGCAAGGCAGATGTTGTGCGTCGCTGTACCGGCGGGCTCATGTGCGAGGCGCAGATTGTGCAGCGGCTCAAACATTTTGTGGCACGTAAGGCGCTGGATATAGACGGGCTGGGTGCAAAGCAGGTGGATGCATTTCATGCGCTGGGGTGGCTACATGAGCCTGCCGATATTTTCAGGCTTGCCGAGAAGGCTGATGACCTCAAGGCGATGGAGGGGTGGGGCGATACATCTGTCGCCAACCTTGTGGAAGCGATTGACGCCCGCCGCAGACCCGAACTTGGCCGATTGATCTACGGCCTTGGCATCCGTCACGTGGGTGAAACAACGGGCCGATTGCTGGCGCGCAGCTATGGCAGCTTTGATGCGTTTCAAGATGCCATGATGGCGGCCTGCGAAGGTGATGCAAGTGACGCCTATCGCGAGCTTGTGGCGATCGACGGCATTGGCACAACTGCCGCTGACGCGCTGGTCGAGTTTTTTCGTGAGCCGCACAATCGCGACATTATTTCGGCCTTGCTTGAGCAGGTGACGCTGCAGGATGCTGAGGTAATTGATGCATCCGGCTCCCCGATTGCGGGCAAGACGCTGGTGTTCACCGGCACGCTGGAAAAAATGACGCGCGCTGAGGCCAAGGCGCGAGCAGAGGCGATGGGTGCCAAGGTGGCAGGGTCCATCTCTGCCCGGACGGACCTGTTGATTGCCGGGCCGGGCGCAGGGTCAAAGCTCAAAAAGGCTGAAAGTCTTGGTATCGAGGTGATTGATGAAGACGCCTGGGTGGAGATAGCTGCTTCGGGCTAA
- the recN gene encoding DNA repair protein RecN, whose product MLTALAIRDIVLIESLDLKLHGGLSGLTGETGAGKSILLDALGLATGGRADAGLVRGKATQGTATAIFDIPAGHAARTLLDEAGIQHEGDLILRRVQGADGRTRAFVNDQPVSIALLRQLGDTLVEVHGQHETHGLLDPATHRGLLDAFGGFEGDVRELVRLHAAWREAQADLKRLTDEIARAQADADYLRIAVGELNELAPEPGEDQTLAQERTLMMSAEKISADLNEALETLETDGGVESRLSSALRRLDVHRENAAGRLDAAVSALDRAVVEAAEARDQVSAALDTLEFDPDRLEYVEKRLFALRAAARKHSCNVDDLPRIAAALAARLGEIDGGEGLLAAAAKATEKARDLYVAKAKTLSSARAAAAKRLDKAVGVELPPLKLDKARFRTEIDVSPFDEGGPEGIDKVRFEVATNPGAPFAQLAKIASGGELARFMLALKVSLAARGGAPVLVFDEVDAGVGGAVAQAVGERLAALAQSVQVLVVTHSPQVAARADHHLKIEKRLVGKAKSDMPATHVTMLDAQQRREEIARMLAGAIVTDQARAAADQLIGAAS is encoded by the coding sequence ATGCTGACGGCGCTTGCCATTCGCGACATCGTTCTGATTGAGAGCCTTGACCTCAAGCTGCACGGAGGGCTGTCTGGCCTGACGGGTGAAACCGGGGCAGGCAAATCGATTTTACTGGATGCGCTGGGGCTTGCCACGGGCGGGCGTGCTGATGCCGGTTTGGTGCGCGGCAAGGCAACACAGGGCACCGCGACGGCCATTTTCGATATTCCAGCCGGCCATGCGGCCCGTACCTTATTGGATGAGGCGGGCATCCAGCATGAGGGCGACCTTATTTTGCGGCGCGTGCAAGGTGCAGACGGTCGCACCCGTGCGTTTGTCAACGACCAGCCTGTTTCCATTGCACTGCTGCGCCAGCTTGGTGACACGCTGGTGGAAGTTCATGGCCAGCACGAAACCCATGGTCTGCTTGACCCTGCCACCCATCGCGGCCTGTTGGATGCGTTTGGCGGGTTTGAGGGCGATGTGCGTGAACTCGTTCGGCTTCATGCAGCCTGGCGCGAGGCGCAGGCAGACCTGAAACGCCTTACCGATGAGATTGCCCGTGCACAGGCTGACGCTGACTATTTGCGTATTGCAGTTGGCGAACTCAATGAACTGGCACCCGAGCCCGGCGAGGACCAGACCCTCGCGCAGGAACGCACGCTGATGATGAGCGCTGAAAAAATTTCCGCTGATCTGAATGAGGCGCTGGAAACGCTGGAAACTGATGGTGGCGTTGAAAGTCGTCTCTCCAGCGCATTACGACGTCTTGATGTACATCGTGAAAACGCAGCCGGACGACTTGATGCCGCAGTATCCGCGCTTGACCGCGCTGTGGTTGAGGCAGCCGAGGCGCGCGATCAGGTCAGCGCGGCGCTTGATACGCTGGAGTTTGATCCCGATCGCCTTGAGTATGTGGAAAAACGTCTGTTTGCCCTGCGTGCGGCAGCCCGCAAGCATAGTTGCAACGTGGACGATCTGCCCCGTATTGCTGCGGCACTTGCCGCACGGTTAGGTGAGATTGATGGTGGTGAGGGTCTGTTGGCGGCGGCCGCGAAAGCGACTGAAAAAGCGCGCGATCTGTATGTCGCCAAAGCCAAAACGTTGTCATCTGCCCGCGCGGCAGCCGCTAAACGCCTCGACAAGGCGGTAGGTGTAGAACTTCCGCCCCTCAAGCTCGACAAGGCGCGGTTTCGCACCGAGATTGATGTATCACCCTTTGACGAAGGCGGGCCGGAGGGCATCGACAAGGTGCGTTTTGAAGTGGCAACCAACCCTGGTGCGCCTTTTGCGCAACTGGCAAAAATCGCATCCGGTGGTGAATTGGCCCGCTTCATGCTGGCACTCAAGGTGTCGCTTGCGGCACGCGGTGGCGCACCGGTGCTGGTATTTGATGAGGTGGACGCCGGTGTTGGCGGCGCTGTAGCACAGGCTGTGGGTGAGCGCTTGGCGGCACTGGCGCAAAGTGTGCAGGTGCTGGTGGTGACGCACAGCCCGCAGGTGGCAGCGCGCGCTGACCATCATTTGAAAATCGAAAAGCGGCTGGTGGGAAAGGCAAAGTCAGACATGCCCGCAACCCATGTAACCATGCTTGATGCGCAACAGCGTCGTGAAGAGATTGCGCGGATGCTCGCCGGGGCCATCGTCACTGACCAGGCTCGTGCCGCCGCTGATCAACTCATCGGGGCAGCCTCGTGA
- a CDS encoding outer membrane protein assembly factor BamD: MHLGYIIAQPFHLVALSGRLVRGLAVAVAFVLVGCSGGDSDDLAYVERPVNELYNEALDELEDGNYRAAAPLFDEVERQHPYSIWARRAILMAAFSHYQVNEYDSAVISAQRFIALHPGNPNVGYAYYLVALSFYEQITDVARDQRTTERALRSLEEVVRRFPDSEYARDARLKVDLTYDHLAGKEMHIGRWYLNRQQYVAAVNRFRTVIVNYQTTTHTAEALHRLSEAYMALGVQHEAQTAAAVLGYNYPGSDWYRYSYALLANDGLQPLEDEASWISRAWNSVF; encoded by the coding sequence ATGCATTTAGGCTATATCATTGCGCAGCCATTTCACCTCGTGGCACTTAGCGGGCGCCTGGTGCGCGGTTTGGCAGTGGCCGTAGCCTTCGTGCTGGTCGGCTGCTCCGGGGGTGACAGCGATGATCTTGCATATGTGGAGCGACCGGTAAACGAGCTCTACAACGAGGCGCTGGATGAGCTGGAAGACGGCAATTACCGCGCGGCGGCTCCCTTGTTTGATGAGGTGGAGCGCCAGCACCCATATTCCATTTGGGCGCGACGGGCGATTTTGATGGCAGCATTCTCGCACTATCAGGTCAACGAATATGACAGTGCTGTCATCTCTGCGCAGCGCTTTATTGCCTTGCATCCCGGTAACCCCAATGTCGGGTATGCCTATTATCTGGTTGCGCTGTCGTTCTACGAGCAGATTACAGATGTAGCGCGTGACCAACGCACCACGGAGCGTGCGTTGCGGTCGCTTGAAGAAGTGGTGCGGCGTTTTCCTGACAGTGAATATGCGCGCGATGCTCGTTTGAAGGTTGACCTCACCTACGATCATCTGGCCGGCAAGGAAATGCATATCGGCAGGTGGTATCTCAACCGCCAGCAATATGTGGCGGCGGTCAACCGGTTCCGCACGGTCATCGTGAACTATCAGACAACCACACACACGGCTGAAGCCCTGCACCGTCTTTCGGAGGCCTATATGGCGCTGGGTGTTCAGCATGAGGCGCAAACAGCGGCTGCGGTGCTGGGCTATAACTATCCCGGCAGCGACTGGTATCGGTATTCTTATGCGTTGCTTGCAAATGACGGGTTGCAGCCTCTGGAAGATGAAGCCTCGTGGATCAGCCGTGCGTGGAACAGCGTTTTTTAA
- the lpxC gene encoding UDP-3-O-acyl-N-acetylglucosamine deacetylase, translated as MAKSKPQQTLKTSISCAGVGLHTGSMVNMTLHPAAPNTGVVFRRTDLDAAQGGGVDIPARADAVGDTQLGTTICAPGPFATATVSTIEHVMAALSGCSVDNVIIDVDAPEVPVMDGSSVPFVRLIECAGVEQQGAPRRYIRILRPVEIVSDEKRAVLEPHDGFAVHFEIDFPSPAIGRQEMTVELGEPSFKKDIAAARTFGFVKDVEMLRSMGLARGASLENTVAIDDDAVVNDDGLRFKDEFVRHKVLDAVGDLYLAGAPIIGRYRGVRSGHALNNELVRKLFATPEAFEITTQAPSVELRGARRAGGAPSVAAVAAAPA; from the coding sequence ATGGCCAAGAGCAAACCGCAGCAAACATTGAAGACCAGTATCAGCTGCGCCGGTGTTGGCCTTCATACGGGCTCAATGGTCAATATGACGCTTCATCCCGCTGCCCCCAATACAGGCGTTGTTTTTCGCCGCACTGACCTTGATGCCGCCCAGGGCGGCGGGGTGGATATTCCCGCCCGCGCTGATGCGGTGGGTGATACCCAGCTTGGCACCACCATTTGCGCACCGGGGCCTTTTGCCACCGCAACTGTTTCCACAATTGAGCATGTGATGGCGGCCCTTTCAGGGTGCAGCGTGGATAACGTGATTATTGACGTTGACGCCCCCGAAGTGCCTGTCATGGATGGCTCGTCGGTTCCATTTGTGCGCCTCATCGAGTGCGCCGGTGTTGAGCAGCAGGGCGCTCCGCGCCGTTATATTCGCATTTTGCGTCCCGTCGAGATCGTGAGCGACGAGAAACGCGCGGTGCTTGAGCCGCACGACGGCTTTGCCGTTCATTTCGAGATTGATTTTCCTTCGCCCGCCATCGGTCGTCAGGAAATGACAGTCGAGCTTGGTGAGCCGAGTTTCAAAAAAGACATTGCGGCTGCCCGCACATTCGGTTTCGTCAAAGACGTTGAGATGTTGCGCAGCATGGGCCTTGCCCGTGGCGCCTCGCTTGAAAACACCGTGGCCATTGATGACGATGCTGTGGTGAATGATGACGGGCTGCGCTTCAAGGACGAGTTTGTGCGCCACAAGGTTCTGGACGCAGTTGGCGACCTTTACCTCGCCGGCGCACCGATTATTGGTCGGTATCGCGGTGTGCGGTCTGGTCATGCGCTCAATAATGAACTGGTACGCAAGCTGTTTGCCACGCCGGAAGCCTTTGAGATCACCACACAGGCACCGTCTGTTGAGCTTCGCGGGGCGCGCCGGGCGGGTGGTGCGCCATCGGTAGCAGCGGTTGCGGCAGCGCCAGCCTAG